The genomic DNA atgattaattggtaagagaCTTCCTTCTCAAATTCATGTTTATGGATTTCAAAGATCCTGCAATGTTCTGTTATGCTTTATTACACATCAAGCTACTCGCCTCCGGCTTTTTTTCAAGCGTTAAATGTTCTTTCCTGGCATTTCATATTACTGAGCAAGCACGCTTACATCCCTAACTTTTTAGGTAAGCAATAGTTTAAACGGCTTagaaattacaatttcctcgattgtgatgggtctaaaaaaaaaaattagctccTGTAAGCACATATGTTTCATAACTTGCATAAATAGAAGAGCTTATTGTATGTTCAGTCCCTCAACTGTTGTGTTTTGTCATATTGCTGAATCCTTCGCCAGCCGTGAATTGCACAGTAAAAtttttacccaggaagctccactcacgcgaaagtggttttcagggaggtctTGCATCCGAGTtaaattggaatttagaaatgctggtttttgaggagagggaaaaaccggtgaaccaggagaaaaacttctcgtagcatagtaaagaaccaacaacaaacttaacccacgaCTTCGAATTGAACCCGGGCTACAATAGTGGGAAGCGAGTGCAATCACCGCTATGCTATCCCTGTTCCCCATCAACAACTCTCAAACGGGCGTCATTTAATACGTGTATTTTCGTACCCAACGCTTTTGAGGTCCTCTTATGGAGATTGTCTCTGATGAAGAACTAAAAAAAAGGTGACCGAGTCGGTGACGCTGTGTTCTTTGCTATAGTACGCCAAATTGTGGGTACCCATGTAATTCTATTTTTGTTTAGCTTCAAAGCAAAAAAAGTGACTGAAAGAACTTCGTTACGTGACACCCATGGTTGAATGGAATGCATATTACGTTCTGTCGTCAAATATTCCAGTGGGGCGTAATTATCGACAGAGAAATTGCTGTTACCTGTTGGTTTTGTGTCGTGTCTGCATTCTGCATGGGATTTAACGTGCGATCCggggtacttttctttagacaggcGCGAAAAGTTTCGTACcagtacgcttgatcgcaggttacatgGGATTTTAAGGAAGTGATTATGTTACAATGAATTGTATCAGTCATCTAGTTGAGCGTTCGTCTATAATTTTCCATTACGTcaattattttcgttttatcAAGTGATTATGTTGTTTCACAACATTTTGAAGTTGAGCAAAGAGATAGGTATTTCGTCACTGAAATCGGCTCACCTGATTTTTTGTAACTGAAGTTATCGACTCAATGTTTGAAAAGAATATGATCCGTTCGCTGAGTTCATTGCATATTAGTGAGCAAGCACGCTTACATCCCAAACTTTTTAGGTAAGCAAACGGCttagaatttaaaatttcctcgattgtgattggtctaaaaaaaaagttgtaatttaaatcaaccaatcacaacctttgtttcaatcaccatagaaacagtgtataGACTCCTAACTTAAGGCTTTCATAACTTGggtcttcttcttttctcggaaattctTATTTTTATGATTAGTTGGTAGGAGGACTTCGTGTCTTCCAATTCCGTCTGTAATCATattcgtgataaacaaatcggactgTCGCTGCGCAgtcgttcgattttgttgtcactcatatgattacagaccgaattggactccataTCGACCGGTACGCAACGGAAAGTCGAAACGAAAGTCAGCGGCTGTTTATCGAGGGAAATAGGCGCGCAAGGTTATGGCCGcagttttcgtaatttttttgACCTAGGTATTGGGTTAAATCTTGTTAAAGATATCTACGCTATTGAAGACACGCAACGACGGGCATCAAGACTTGCCCTAAGACATCACCAAGGCTTTAGGTCTGATGAAGACCGatgcaaaatgttaaaactCATGGCCCTTTCTGTCAACTCGTATGTCCCACTTCTCTCTCATCGAGTGCGAAAAGGTTAATATTTGGCTAATGTCACTTTAATCTTGAACTCGCGAAAGTTAGATATACTCAAACTTAACACTATTATAATCTGCACCCTAAAACAGttagaataattgttataaataTTATTTGTCTACGTTGATCGTGAGGTCGTGGAACAACCACCCCAAGGACATTGTGGAAGCCGGCAGTGTTGAAGATTGAGAACTTTATTACTAGTAAATCCATAGTTTTAGCTCTGATTAGTGTTATTCCAAGATAGATTGAACCTGGTCAATgattctatctgttaattttaatGATTATCTTTTTGGCTATCTCAGCCATTCGTGATATAGTGATTTGTAGTACAATTTCTTCCTGTTACACCATAAATGTTTTAGGGGAGATTCTTACATAGGGATAACTTCAAGACTTCCTTCTCAAATTTATGTTTATGGATTTCAATGATCCTGCAATGTTCTGTTATGCTAAATATTACATATCCAGCTACTCGCCTGCGGCTTTTTTTCAAGCGTTAAATGTTCTTAGTATCACGTACTGAGTGCAAAGAAAGGTTTCATACAAGCCATGGAATACTGGTCGCTGATTCCCGATTCACGCTCCCGCTTTTGGTATGAAACTTTCTCGTAGTATTAGATGTTTCTGTTAACTGGTGCTCCACCTGCCGTTTACTCGTGTTAAATCGATGGGAACATACATTGTTATTCTACTTTCGTACGGGATACATTCAAACATAAACAAGGCATTCTATAAAGGTTGATTTAGGCGAGTTTTAGCCGAAAGTACTGATAATCGATGTCACACAAGATTTTTTGTGTTAACCTTGAGTTGCTTTTCGCGGTAATATGTTTGATTTGGCTTGCTAACGGCCTGTTTATGAAAGCTTCATCGTTAAACTTTTGGTTGTCCGATTTCACAGCGCACAAAACCGCGTGATTGTCGaaaactgagaaaacaaaaaattcacgCGCCTGCGCAGTCAAAAGTCATCCTTGCTCCTGTAAGCACATTCAAAGTtgattcaaagttgtagtttaaatcaaccaatcacaacctttgtttcaatcaccatagaaacagtgtataGGCTCTAAATTAGGGCTTTCATAACTTGggtcttcttcttttctcggaaattctTATTTTTATGATTAGTTGGTAGGAGGACTTCGTGTCTTCCAATTCCGTCTGTAATCATattcgtgataaacaaatcggactctcGCTGCGCAgtcgttcgattttgttgtcactcatatgattacagaccgaattggactccaatCAGTCCTATTATACCATTACTTATCGTCTCCATATCGACCGGTACGCAACGGAAAGTCGAAACGAAAGTCAGCGACTATTTATCGAGGGAAATAGGCGCGCAAGGTTATGGCCGcagttttcgtaatttttttgACCTAGGTATTGGGTTAAACAGGATTTTGTTAATATCTACACTATTCAGGACCTGCTCTAGGACAGATCAGAGGCTTTAGGTCTGATAAAGACTgatgcaaaattttaaaactgatGACCCTTTCTGTTAACTTGTACATCCTATTTCTCTCTTATCGACTGCAATAAAGGTTAATATTTGGTTTATCTGAAAGGAatgtttaatttccatttaatTCATGTTAAACATGTTCAAAACACGTGTTTAAGTTTGCTTTAATCTGCGTTAAAAGTGTCTGAAAGTGGAATTTAAGTTTGTTAAGCTGTACTAAACGCACCTGAAAGAAACGTTTAAGCTTGGTTTAATCTTGCCTGAACGTTTCTTAAACAAATGTATAAAATCCGTTTATTTCGCACTAAATGTGTTCAAAACAAGTGTTTAATTAAGGTTCCTTTAATCTGCATTAAAAGTATCTTAAACTGGCATTTAAGTTTTGTTTAATCAGTACTAAACGCACCTGAAAGatgtttaatttttgtttaatcTCCCTTGCAAAAATTGTAAACCTGTTTAATTCGCACTAAACGCCTCTGGAACAAATGTTTGAATTTCCTTCAATTAACATCAAACGTACCTGAAGCATAAGTTTAACAGACATAAACCATGTCTGAAACAAATGCTTATGTACTCTACATGAGTACTATATGACTTGTAATGTAAAAACTATAAACATAGTTCTCAACCTCAATTGCACCACCTTTAATCTCAATATTGTAGACATTCTTCTGCTGAATATGTATAAGTTCAAAATGGCCAATTCCTTTAAAACGAGTATCAATAAATGACAATAACTTTCTAGAATAATACATCAttcttaaaaataactgaggtTCCTTATGTTTTCCTACATAATATAAAAATTTCCTCTTAATTGTGTACACGTCGACAATTTCCATccataataaaaattattgttcgTGAATCTGTCAGTCAATGTTTTCCAAGGTTAATTTGAACACTTCAGAACAGCCACCCTTAAAATTCATATATTAAtctacaataatattattcccTACAGGTAAAAATAAAACTATCAGTCTGAAAGATACAGTACACTGTATCTCGAGTCTCCAGGACTTTGGGGTTGTTCGACTGAAAGCCGGTCAACGCTAACCCAGGATTAAACGTTTACTGAagtgttattttttcttgtttaaagaTGTTTTTCGCACCTCAAACGTTTGGTCTAATTTGAGATTACTACAGATGAAAACTAAAGGGCAAACAATATAAACAGAACACCTCACcgaaaaattacaaaactgaaatcaagattCTCGCTAATCCAGGGTTAGCTTAATCGGGCTTTGAACAACCCGGCCTTGCTCTTTAAATTATTTAACTTGTTAGTCTATGCTTTCCAAGATTCAGGGTTTTGTTAGAGAAGGGACACAGGGACCAGTACTTGCCTAGTTTATGCTCCATCCTGCCTATTTTACTCTGTATAGGGTGAGAGCAAAATATATCTACCATGTGGTCCCTGCTAAGTTAAATTTGATCCCTCCTAATCAATTACTTAAATACAAAAACCCTCGAAGGCTGAAGAACAGTAACATTTACAATTCAAGTATTAACCTACACTATTATACTTTATAAAAATAAAGACTATCAGTCTGAAAGATACAGGACACTGTATCTTGAGTCTCCAGGACTTTGGCTTTTAATATTTTGGAAATGGTTATGTACACTGATTTGATTCTGCCTCGTCAAGCTTATCAGTCTGGATAatctataaaataaataaatgatttaaCTATTCACTCAAAAAGAGGTCAATGGTGGTGATTACTAAAACATAGTCACAATAAGTTGACTAACATTTGTAGATACTGGTATTCATTGAGATGACTTGTTGTAGTAAGCAGCGATTACCAAAACTACTGGTCCCTTATAATTAtagctacaatactcgtcaaaaatcttgaaacacttgtggctgtttccccttccccaatgttgatttgggtatcacagtggtctcagtgcttcaaaacacgcgtggctcaacattggggagggagaaggcacatttcagggggggggggggggaacagtgtgaagtagaaatctcaggatttttccgGAAActtcgagagaaacggtgtctgtttcaacgatttgtgacgagtattgtagctcCCCATGTCATAAAGAATATTATTTCCTTTGAGCGCTCGACCCAGTGCCTGGCAGGAAATCTTCAAATCCCACAGTgcattgcaaaaaaacaaaactaatgtAGCCAAAACGAATGGACGGTGtcgaagaaattgaaaaaaacattGTGTAAAACGAATGTCGAACTTTAAACTTGACAAACGAATGCTGTTTCATGTAAAACCAATGTCGATCTTAAAAACGAATGTTGTTTATGTAAAACAAATGTCCACCTTGAAAAACGAATGCTGAAGCAAATAAAACGAATGTCGAAATGAACAAATCGAACTTCCAGATTAAAAGGTGAATGTCAAACTTGTAAAACGAGcgaaaagttgaattttgataAGAAATACGCGCCATATTACTTTATTTGCATTCAGCCAGTCGCATACATTTTTCAATTAATTGTTAACTGTGGCTTCTATAGACGGCAAATTCTTATCAGCATATAGTAAATTTGTATTATCAGCAAACAAGGAAAAACGGAGTTTCTCAGAACAAGTATAaatgtcatttatataaataggccattttccagttgtttgctcagtgacctagcccaTGAATGGGtacgaggctgccggtgaccttgtattaaTACAGACCTCACTTCTTTTATCACGTAAATCGTGttattgtaattctaattagtctgcattaacattagaaaagcacaagtttgtatcaaagcagggtcaccagcagcctcgcttccattcttaggccacgtaacttagctacaactgtaaaatggtccatTAGGAAGAGCAAAGGTACTACAACAGAACCTTGAGGGACTCCAGTGACCGAATTCCTCTTGGAAGACACATGATTATCAATTTGAGTTGTCTGAGTACGGTGAGCCAAGTAAGACGAAAACCAGTTATAGACAATACCCCTAATTCCATAATGATACAGCTTGCTAAGTAAATTAGAATGGTTAACTGTGTCAAAGCCCTCTTTAAGATCAATGAAAATGCCACATGAGAACATTTTCTTATCCAAGTTCATCTGAATGGAATTCGCAATGTCAAGTATTGCATCTTGGGTGGACGATTTTTCTCGAAAACCATATTGCACTTCATATAACAGTTCGTTTTTCTCAATAAACGATTTTAGACGATCACACATAAGTTTCTCAAAAATTCggttaaaaatggaaagaaggAATCGTGAATTCTTGTGTTCAAAACTTGGGAATCACGGAGTACGAGAGATGGTTAACAAGAACCACGAATAACAAATTGTCCCTgacctcaattttttttcaactcgCAAAAATTTGACTTCCAGTGTCAATGCGCGTATTTTGAAAATCGGTCCAAACTGATTCTTTCTCACTATCACCAACCCAGAATGCAATATGTTTTTGGGTTTCTTTTTTCGCCTCGTGTGccccttttttgttcttaccacgctttgacgtcatctgtgatctaatATCTGAACATGTTACTCCAGTCCTTATCAATCTGCACTGGCTTCCTATAGAACAACGtgttatcttcaagcttctcctCTTTACCTGGAAAGCACTTCATGGTCTGGCCCCTGATTACTTGAAATCTGTTAACTTTCTATAAACCTGTCCGCACCCTCCGTTCCTCAAGGTCCATCAATCTGTTTGTCCCAAGATCGAGAACCTCCACCTATGGCGACAGATCCTATGCGTGTATATGCCCAAGGCTTTGGAACAAACTTCCcgattttataaaatattccgaGACCTTAGATTCCTTTAAAACCAGGCTCAAGacacacctttttaaaattgctttcacCCTATAGCAAAATTTAATCttattcttgtaattaatttaaattttcttatgtaaaagcattgagacttatGTATATAATGCGTTTTAAGAactggattattattattattattattattattattattattattatttctgaacagacgcacggcaacatggaatcgatttgttaaatatatatgttTAATATCCACTTGCTTTACGAACGAATGTGTGTACTTATCTACCTATTTATATCTAAAATTCACTTACATTGACTAATTTACTTCATTCGTTTGtttgtaaaatataataattatcatgttACGCAGTCCGCCTCGAATAGCTTCGCTATATGTGGACTGCCCACTCCTGTACTCAATGTCGAATGAGTGGTAGATAAACGTTACCAAAGTTAAAAGTGAATCGTTTCTTCCTGTTCACCTCACATCATTCATGGCTCAAGACGATCCAAACATTCTTCGCAGAAGAATGCACGGAGTCGCAGTAAAACCGAAATCCAATATTAATTCTAATAGCATTATTTCCAAGCTAAATATTGGTAAAAGTTCATTTTTCGATTGCTAATTTGTTGATGGTCGCCACCAACCGAGTTCCGCATTCTTTACAAACCTtatcttttaaggacggtgcctactattgttattgcgcatacgttctacgcgtctcgagatactcggatttcctatcggtgatgctcactaatacagggatatttttgcgcggtttaaaactatccggagaagtagatcttagtaagtgtctttggaatccaaaaagaaaattgggggtaaccaagcatttttgagaaataattaagcttcaatttgagaaagaattccatacattgctttgtattttaaagctttttacaaacattattcatcaattatcttttaaaaatgcgtggctacccccaatttcctttttggatttcaataacacttgttaagatccaCATTTCCGGCATAATCATAccccggggaaaaaatatctttaattagtaggcaccgtccttaaaaggacTTACCGATTCAATATAATTGAcgctttaacccactgactcctcaGGGGCTCCAGGACTCCCCCCAGTTGAcgggtaaaatcgtctggtgttagacagagtgaaatctgttAAGTgtgactcctaggagtcaatgggttaatggagggAACATAGTTTTTATCTGGTTAACCAATTCACTCCTCCACAGGCACCCCAGGACGTCCCCAGTTGAcgggtaaaatcgtctggtgttagacagagtgaaatctgttAAGTgtgactcctaggagtcaatgggttaatggaggggTCATAGTTTATGTCTGGTTAACCAATTCACTCCTCCACAGGCACCCCAGGACGTTCcaagttgacgagtaaaatcgtctggtgttagacagagtgaaatctttTAAGTgtgactcctaggagtcaatgggttaatggagggAACATAGTTTTTATCTGGTTAACCAATTCACTCCTCCACAGGCACCCCAGGACGTTCcaagttgacgagtaaaatcgtctggtgttagacagagcctaaaatttgttaactttcactctcaggagtcaatgggttaataaaatCTTGAAAGCTACGGTTGATTTGGTTTTGACCCGTTTATAGCCTGCGTGGAAGGTGCTAGAAGAAGGAACGAGGAAATTGGAATTAGGCGCGCGAGAAAGGCGCGGAGGACGCAACAGGGTCAGGGATATCGGATCTAAGATCCGCTATCCCTAACCCTCTTGCACGCGTCTGCTTCCAAATCTCAATTCCCATTTCTCGCACTTTCCACACAGGCCAACCTCTCCTACAAATCCGCGGTATCCACGATGACTTTCAAAAACATGGTGTCGTCACGCACATATGCATGATTATTCAATTCCGCGATGGAACAGAACATGGGGCAACCACTGGCGATGTTTGTTTCCCTTCTTGGTCTCTGGAAGGATGAGCTGCTTGGATCAGGTCTGAAGGCATCAATCACGTGTTCAACATTGTCTTGATCCAATAGCATGAAGGTCACCTTCTGTCTGAATGGCCAGCGGAGTAATGCATCGTATTGTCCGCGCATGACAACAAAGAACACCGAGATGTGAGAGCCTCGCCCCATGCCGTCTCCATTCAAATAGATGCGTGCGCACATTTTGTAGCCATAGCGACTGGTGAAGAAGCACGGGCTGTAGAAAGACACTTGTTGACCACTCACGGCTTCGTTTCGTTTTCGGGCAAATTCAGTAATCTTCCATGTCAACTGGCCGTAGTAGCTTGAAAACTCTTGTTGCCGCACGTACTCTTCTAAATCAGCAAGGGTGATATTCCTAAGAGCCAGTGTGTGTTCAATGGACTCCATCCTTCGCTCTGTTCTCCGTTCTCCCATGAGGTCTACCCTTCTTTTCATTCTCACCTGAGTCTTGTGTATTTCGCTGCGATCCAGGCTTGATTCTATTTTCTGCTCATCTACGCTTCTGTGTAATTCGACTACATCTTCCTCACAGCGTTTGACCCGATTTGCTAAATCTCGTGTCATCTGTGAGTGTGAACCACCCTGCTCAACGACAGCTCTGCGAAGTTCCGCTACTTGTTCGGACAACTGATGAACCTCGTCAACCAAGTTACCAATAAGACTAACCATCCAATTTGGATCGGTGTTTGATGCATTGCTTGTAACTCTATCATGTTCATCTTGATGGTGGTCCTCTGTGTGTGGGTCAACTGCCTCCTCAACATTTTCGATTAATGCGAAGTGTTCACGATATTTATGGGTCTgttgacataaaaaaaaaacttccatGTCAGTGTTTCCAAACAGTCTCCTATAAGAATGCAGATCAATGCCAAAAACACAATGAATAATGAATGAATTGGTATTAACGAAAAGATGACACTCAGGGACAACTAACACAATGTACCGTAAGCTGGAATTTACGTCACGCAGCTCTAAGTTATACCAACGAAGAGTTGCAATCAAGACGTCGAAAGGAACTTCCCTGTTGGGTGTGTCTGAAAAACGATTTACTCTTTATGTTCAGTAATTAGCCTGATTATGGAAAAATTGAT from Montipora capricornis isolate CH-2021 chromosome 2, ASM3666992v2, whole genome shotgun sequence includes the following:
- the LOC138031654 gene encoding TNF receptor-associated factor 2-like; translated protein: MPGYKIQLIKEKIDPRYVCAFCKLLLKDPLLTACGHFYCESCIDVLFGNPEETPFCVLDGQKLDKKRARPDHNTRDEILSFAVACPFCHEGCQWVGELRHFETHKYREHFALIENVEEAVDPHTEDHHQDEHDRVTSNASNTDPNWMVSLIGNLVDEVHQLSEQVAELRRAVVEQGGSHSQMTRDLANRVKRCEEDVVELHRSVDEQKIESSLDRSEIHKTQVRMKRRVDLMGERRTERRMESIEHTLALRNITLADLEEYVRQQEFSSYYGQLTWKITEFARKRNEAVSGQQVSFYSPCFFTSRYGYKMCARIYLNGDGMGRGSHISVFFVVMRGQYDALLRWPFRQKVTFMLLDQDNVEHVIDAFRPDPSSSSFQRPRRETNIASGCPMFCSIAELNNHAYVRDDTMFLKVIVDTADL